In one Oryza glaberrima chromosome 2, OglaRS2, whole genome shotgun sequence genomic region, the following are encoded:
- the LOC127763495 gene encoding aspartyl protease family protein At5g10770-like, which produces MALLLLTLILLSGLGFLPRHADAARSYVTVSTSSFAVSSTCADELPGRAASPRNGTSAVLRLTHRHGPCAPAGKASALGSPPSFLDTLRADQRRAEYIQRRVSGAAAAAPGMQLAGSKAATVPANLGFSIGTLQYVVTVSLGTPAVAQTLEVDTGSDVSWVQCKPCPSPPCYSQRDPLFDPTRSSSYSAVPCAAASCSQLALYSNGCSGGQCGYVVSYGDGSTTTGVYSSDTLTLTGSNALKGFLFGCGHAQQGLFAGVDGLLGLGRQGQSLVSQASSTYGGVFSYCLPPTQNSVGYISLGGPSSTTGFSTTPLLTASNDPTYYIVMLAGISVGGQPLSIDASVFASGAVVDTGTVVTRLPPTAYSALRSAFRAAMAPYGYPSAPATGILDTCYDFTRYGTVTLPTISIAFGGGAAMDLGTSGILTSGCLAFAPTGGDSQASILGNVQQRSFEVRFDGSTVGFMPASC; this is translated from the exons ATGGCTCTCCTCCTCTTGACGCTGATCCTCCTCTCCGGCCTCGGATTCTTGCCCCGCCATGCCGACGCCGCGAGGAGCTACGTCACCGTCTCCACATCCAGCTTCGCGGTGAGCTCCACCTGCGCCGACGAACTCCCTGGACGAG CTGCCTCGCCGCGGAACGGCACGTCGGCGGTGCTGCGGCTGACGCACCGGCACGGGCCGTGCGCCCCGGCGGGGAAGGCGTCGGCGCTGGgatcgccgccgtcgttccTCGACACGCTGCGCGCGGACCAGCGGCGGGCGGAGTACATACAGAGGAGGGTGtcgggggccgccgccgccgcgccggggaTGCAGCTGGCGGGATCCAAGGCGGCGACGGTGCCGGCTAACCTGGGGTTCTCCATCGGCACGCTGCAGTACGTGGTGACGGTGAGCCTCGgcacgccggcggtggcgcagaCGTTGGAGGTGGACACCGGCAGCGACGTGTCGTGGGTGCAGTGCAAGCcgtgcccctcgccgccgtgctaCAGCCAGAGGGACCCGCTCTTCGACCCGACGCGGTCGTCGTCCTACTCCGCCGTGCcgtgcgccgcggcgtcgtgctCGCAGCTGGCGTTGTACTCCAACGGCTGCTCCGGCGGGCAGTGCGGCTACGTGGTCAGCTACGGCGACGGGTCCACGACCACCGGCGTGTACAGCTCCGACACGCTGACGCTGACCGGGTCGAACGCGCTCAAGGGGTTCCTCTTCGGCTGCGGCCACGCGCAGCAGGGCCTcttcgccggcgtcgacggGCTCCTCGGCCTCGGCCGGCAGGGCCAGTCTCTGGTGTCGCAGGCGTCGAGCACCTACGGCGGCGTCTTCTCCTACTGCCTACCGCCGACGCAGAACTCCGTGGGTTACATATCGCTGGGCGGGCCGAGCAGCACCACCGGCTTCTCCACGACGCCGCTGCTGACGGCGTCGAACGACCCGACATACTACATCGTGATGCTCGCCGGCATCAGCGTCGGCGGGCAGCCGCTGAGCATCGACGCGTCCGTGTTCGCGTCGGGCGCGGTGGTCGACACGGGCACGGTGGTCACGCGGCTGCCGCCCACGGCGTACTCGGCGCTGCGGTCCGCGTTCCGCGCCGCCATGGCCCCCTACGGCTacccgtcggcgccggcgacggggatCCTGGACACCTGCTACGACTTCACCCGGTACGGCACCGTGACGCTGCCGACGATCTCGATcgcgttcggcggcggcgcggccatggACCTCGGCACGTCGGGGATCCTCACCAGCGGATGCCTGGCGTTCGCgcccaccggcggcgacagccAGGCGTCCATCCTCGGGAACGTGCAGCAGCGCTCGTTCGAGGTGCGCTTCGACGGCAGCACCGTCGGCTTCATGCCCGCCTCCTGCTGA
- the LOC127763847 gene encoding 65-kDa microtubule-associated protein 1-like, whose amino-acid sequence MSALLRETSCGSLLQKLQSVWDEVGESEEDRDKVLFQLDQECLDVYKRKVDQATKSRDLLLQALDYSKTELARLASALGEKSIDISPEKTARTIKEQLTAIAPTLEQLGKKKKERIKELANIQSRIEQIRGEIAGTLEMGQQVALPQINEDDLTVRKLREFQLQLQELEKEKSRRLEKVLEHVGMVHDLCNVLGMDFFRTITQVHSSLDDSIGNEHKNISNETLSKLDRTIGTLNEDKRLRLEKLQELATQLYDLWDLMDTPVEERSLFDHVSCNRTATVEEVMVPGALAVDVIDQAQTEVERLDQLKYSKMKEIAFKKQAILEDIYASTHVVLDTAVAHEKIQALIESGNMEPSELIADMDSQILKAKEEALSRKEILDKVERWISSCEEESWLEDYSRDDNRYNSGRGAHLNLKRAEKARILVSKIPALVETLVAKTRAWEENHGLPFMYDGVSLLAMLDEYVILRQEREEEKKRMREQKRQTEQLLNIDREGPFGTRVNPYRVTSAKKVAGTKPNGGASNGTPSRRLSTGNQLNESKSTGRSAGKDDKKGASKNTATSLNEAAPADKEAADSSTENFDADPVPGST is encoded by the exons ATGTCTGCTTTGCTCCGTGAAACTTCGTGTGGATCATTGCTGCAAAAACTGCAG TCGGTATGGGATGAAGTTGGTGAAAGCGAGGAGGACCGCGACAAGGTTCTATTTCAGCTGGACCAGGAGTGTTTGGATGTCTACAAGCGGAAAGTTGATCAGGCAACCAAATCAAGGGATCTTCTTCTCCAGGCACTGGATTACTCAAAGACAGAGCTTGCTAGGCTTGCTTCTGCCCTTGGTGAAAAATCCATAGATATAAGT CCTGAGAAAACAGCACGGACTATCAAGGAACAACTAACTGCTATAGCTCCAACACTTGAACAATTGGgcaagaagaaaaaggagagaataaAGGAATTAGCTAATATACAGTCAAGAATTGAGCAAATACGTGGTGAGATTGCTGGTACTCTGGAGATGGGACAGCAAGTGGCACTACCACAGATTAATGAGGATGATTTGACAGTTCGGAAGCTTCGAGAGTTCCAGTTACAGCTTCAAGAGCTTGAGAAAGAGAAG AGTCGTAGGCTGGAAAAGGTTCTTGAGCATGTTGGTATGGTACATGATCTATGCAATGTGCTTGGGATGGATTTTTTTAGAACAATAACTCAAGTCCATAGCAGTCTAGATGACTCTATTGGTAACGAACACAAGAACATAAGCAATGAAACCCTGTCAAAACTTGATAGGACCATTGGTACTCTTAATGAGGACAAaaggttgagacttgagaag CTTCAAGAGCTTGCCACTCAACTCTATGATCTATGGGATCTTATGGACACCCCGGTGGAAGAAAGGAGCTTGTTTGATCATGTTTCGTGCAATAGAACAGCAACTGTTGAGGAGGTCATGGTTCCTGGTGCACTTGCTGTTGATGTGATTGATCAA GCACAGACTGAGGTTGAAAGGTTGGATCAGCTAAAATACAGCAAGATGAAAGAAATAGCTTTTAAGAAGCAAGCCATACTGGAAGATATTTATGCTAGCACTCATGTTGTATTAGACACAGCAGTTGCCCATGAGAAAATACAGGCACTGATTGAGTCAGGGAACATGGAACCTTCAGAACTGATTGCTGACATGGATAGTCAGATACTGAAAGCAAAGGAGGAAGCTCTGAGCAGAAAAGAAATATTAGATAAAGTTGAGAGATGGATATCCTCATGCGAGGAGGAAAGCTGGCTTGAAGACTATAGCAGA GATGACAACAGGTATAACTCAGGCCGAGGTGCTCACCTGAATCTCAAACGTGCAGAAAAGGCCCGTATTCTAGTCAGCAAGATTCCAG ccCTTGTTGAAACTCTGGTGGCTAAGACGAGAGCTTGGGAAGAAAATCACGGGCTGCCATTTATGTATGACGGTGTTTCTCTGCTAGCAATGCTGGATGAGTATGTCATTCTTAGGcaagagagggaagaagagaagaaaagaatgcGG GAACAAAAACGCCAGACGGAACAGCTACTAAACATCGACCGTGAGGGGCCATTCGGAACACGGGTCAATCCCTACAGAGTGACCAGTGCAAAGAAGGTGGCTGGCACAAAGCCAAACGGTGGCGCATCAAACGGGACACCGAGTAGAAGGCTATCAACCGGCAATCAGCTGAACGAGAGCAAGAGTACTGGCCGGTCTGCTGGTAAGGATGACAAGAAAGGCGCGTCGAAGAACACGGCAACTTCACTGAACGAAGCAGCTCCTGCAGACAAGGAAGCTGCAGACTCATCCACCGAAAACTTCGACGCTGATCCGGTTCCTGGCTCGACATGA
- the LOC127764255 gene encoding uncharacterized protein LOC127764255, with translation MGATRPSPMAYKKATAVLDEAARARLRGPFASGAASLRRDQDDDDDDLLVDLVHEFYDDGERGADATARGGVSSSPEPEPTEWKDALREALADATSDAAAARIRAEAERAVRDAVRNGGDVIRKRVVERLRARGFDAGVCRSSWERTGSVPAGSHEYVDVTAAASATGRRARYIVEVNVAGEFEIARPSAEYQDLLLSLPPVLVATPEAFRGVAAAMCAAAAESIRGAGMHLPPWRRARYVQAKWSAPYERVAAAAPPEGARTAPSGGRKRCGMEIGRREMAIGKERLVPFFRGL, from the coding sequence ATGGGAGCGACGCGGCCGTCGCCGATGGCGTACaagaaggcgacggcggtgctGGACGAGGCGGCCAGGGCACGGCTGCGTGGCCCGTTCGCCAGCGGTGCCGCGTCCCTCCGGCGTGatcaagacgacgacgacgacgacctcctgGTGGATCTGGTGCACGAGTTctacgacgacggcgagcgcggcgcggacgccacggcgaggggcggcgtgtcgtcgtcgccggagccggagcctaCCGAGTGGAAGGACGCGCTGCGCGAGGCGCTAGCGGACGCGACgtccgacgcggcggccgcccgCATCCGCGCCGAGGCCGAGCGCGCCGTCCGGGATGCCGTTCgcaacggcggcgacgtgaTCCGGAAGCGAGTCGTCGAGCGGCTCCGCGCCCGAGGGTTCGACGCCGGCGTGTGCAGGTCGTCGTGGGAAAGAACCGGCAGCGTGCCGGCGGGCAGCCACGAGTACGTGgacgtgacggcggcggcgtcggcgacggggcGTCGCGCTCGCTACATCGTCGAGGTCAACGTCGCCGGCGAGTTCGAGATCGCGAGGCCGAGCGCCGAGTACCaggacctcctcctctcgctcCCGCCGGTGCTCGTCGCGACTCCCGAGGCCTTCAGGGGGGTCGCCGCGGCAAtgtgcgccgcggcggcggagtccaTCCGCGGCGCGGGCATGCACCTGCCGCCGTGGAGGCGGGCGCGGTACGTGCAGGCCAAGTGGTCCGCACCGTACGagcgagtggcggcggcggcaccgccggAGGGAGCTAGGACGGCGCCGTCCGGCGGCCGGAAGCGTTGCGGAATGGAGATTGGGCGCAGGGAGATGGCCATCGGAAAGGAGAGATTGGTACCATTTTTCAGAGGGTTATGA
- the LOC127763846 gene encoding PHD finger protein At3g20280 produces MGDAAAASPPASLGKRRRRGGAGGGDGEGLRRVAEIVMVLAAAGEVRGGREPTAAERALAAEARERLAAVVTEGAVRPKDLFPGEAVRALVEDLGLNRARDPAAMGFRPPKASIADRLMLTKRKMEEVKESPVQPTTSTAQTITSSGTADFQGFHGAPKFAVGVPRNLPAVTALPATAPVTSASLVTLKPPGSSPVKSVNNPSVVTMPHTAPSHLKSDKGVNGPPNLVRTGATYGNLNKSFHDTCARSNLNAVQSSNPVAKNQDTKTASIDATAGNPLTGHHATPSVAPVPPKPTFANHSEIAKSVQRVLHQPANHPSWIPPSTEYMRSRLDCQICKVAIMDMESLLVCDACEKGAHLKCLQHYGNKGVPKAEWHCPTCLTKSKGKPLPPKYGKVTRTAVEPKATPPPAGTQVSSQGAAENIAVKENHEKVAVNGNLLNQNSTQAGSVAQSSTVLALGVTAAVAQSQPLSISRLPEGNLNNDAALSSEKTGNVGPCSSIAHRNEKPPDELQSSGLPANSKTGTQSGKSPNEEVSSVLVSGSADSTNDTLHEQKSHEISGEKCSDNSSIVASEANIKSKADSELISGRDVEMVDNDIPPKDQTNNIATDDKPSTQETSEAHKMEVVEVSANTGIQISQGGSAGTEENLHTEVTSVPHMINDVAMATNAGTPICPSNNVAIEEKPKSTVISEVCTTKDTEMTTDATLDQNTNVATEEIPLPESISATEDADMTTDTGIPTNQRQEVNGLAENGRKEHPLGETDKHKSDHSTMPDMSTAPQITSNGVMHSKDEAACGHEGEIVDISAAATEENN; encoded by the exons atgggggacgccgcggcggcgtcgcccccGGCTTCCctggggaagcggcggcgcaggggaggAGCGGGCGGAGGGGACGGCGAGGGGCTGCGGCGGGTGGCGGAGATCGTGATGGTGCTGGCCGCCGCTGGGGAGGTGAGGGGTGGGAGGGAGCCGACGGCCGCGGAGCGGGCGCTCGccgcggaggcgagggagaggcTGGCTGCGGTCGTCACGGAGGGGGCGGTGCGGCCCAAGGATCTGTTCCCCGGGGAGGCCGTGCGCGCCCTCGTCGAGGATCTCGGCCTCAACAGGGCCAGGGATCCCGCCGCCATGGGGTTCCGCCCGCCCAAGGCTTCCATCGCCGACAGGCTGATGCTCACTAAGCGCAAG ATGGAAGAAGTCAAGGAATCTCCAGTACAGCCAACGACTAGTACAGCTCAAACAATCACTTCAAGTGGCACAGCTGATTTCCAAGGTTTTCATGGAGCTCCCAAGTTTGCTGTCGGAGTTCCTAGGAATCTACCAGCTGTTACTGCCTTGCCTGCTACTGCCCCAGTGACTTCTGCTTCCCTGGTTACCTTGAAACCACCTGGATCATCTCCTGTAAAATCAGTTAACAACCCTTCAGTTGTTACAATGCCCCATACGGCTCCATCGCATCTTAAATCGGATAAAGGAGTTAATGGTCCTCCTAATCTAGTACGCACCGGAG CAACCTATGGCAACTTGAACAAATCATTTCATGATACATGTGCTAGGTCCAATCTGAACGCTGTACAGAGTTCCAATCCGGTGGCGAAAAATCAGGACACAAAGACAGCATCAATTGATGCTACAGCAGGAAACCCTCTTACAGGTCATCATGCTACACCAAGCGTGGCACCTGTTCCTCCAAAACCTACTTTTGCTAACCACAGTGAAATAGCAAAAAGTGTTCAACGTGTTCTGCACCAACCAGCTAATCATCCTAGCTGGATTCCGCCATCAACTGAGTACATGCGTTCTCGTTTGGACTGTCAAATATGCAAAGTAGCTATCATGGATATGGAAAGTTTGCTTGTTTGTGATGCTTGTGAGAAGGGAGCACACTTGAAATGCCTTCAGCATTATGGTAATAAAGGTGTTCCTAAAGCTGAGTGGCATTGTCCAACATGCCTGACAAAGAGTAAGGGCAAGCCTTTGCCACCAAAATATGGCAAGGTTACAAGAACTGCTGTCGAACCAAAGGCTACTCCACCACCTGCTGGAACGCAGGTTTCTTCGCAAGGAGCGGCAGAAAATATTGCTGTAAAGGAAAATCACGAAAAAGTGGCTGTAAATGGTAATCTTCTGAATCAAAACTCCACGCAAGCTGGCAGTGTTGCTCAGAGCAGTACTGTTTTGGCTCTAGGTGTTACTGCTGCTGTTGCACAATCACAGCCGCTTTCTATATCCAGACTTCCAGAAGGAAATTTAAATAATGATGCAGCCTTATCTAGTGAAAAGACGGGGAATGTGGGTCCTTGCAGTAGCATTGCACATCGTAATGAAAAGCCCCCTGATGAACTACAGAGCAGTGGACTGCCTGCTAACAGTAAGACTGGAACCCAATCAGGGAAATCTCCTAATGAAGAAGTGTCCAGTGTATTAGTTTCAGGCAGTGCGGATTCAACAAATGATACCTTGCATGAGCAGAAATCTCATGAAATTTCTGGGGAAAAATGCTCAGACAACTCTTCTATTGTTGCTTCTGAAGCAAATATCAAGTCAAAAGCAGACTCTGAGCTCATTTCGGGCAGAGATGTGGAAATGGTTGATAATGATATACCACCAAAGGATCAAACCAACAACATTGCCACTGACGACAAACCCAGTACTCAAGAAACCTCTGAAGCTCATAAAATGGAAGTTGTGGAGGTGAGCGCCAATACTGGAATACAAATAAGCCAGGGTGGCAGTGCTGGCACTGAAGAGAATCTCCACACTGAAGTAACTTCTGTTCCACACATGATCAATGATGTGGCAATGGCTACCAATGCTGgaacaccaatatgtccaagcAACAACGTTGCCATTGAAGAAAAGCCCAAGTCTACTGTAATTTCCGAGGTATGTACAACCAAAGATACGGAAATGACTACTGATGCCACTTTAGATCAAAACACCAATGTTGCTACAGAAGAAATTCCTTTGCCTGAATCAATTTCTGCAACTGAGGATGCTGACATGACTACTGATACTGGAATACCAACAAATCAAAGACAGGAAGTAAATGGATTGGCTGAAAATGGCAGAAAAGAACATCCCCTGGGAGAAACAGATAAACACAAATCTGACCATAGTACGATGCCTGATATGTCTACAGCCCCACAGATAACATCAAATGGAGTTATGCATTCAAAAGATGAAGCTGCATGTGGCCATGAAGGTGAAATTGTGGACATCAGTGCAGCAGCAACAGAGGAAAACAATTAG
- the LOC127763496 gene encoding aspartyl protease family protein At5g10770-like — translation MASVSPLLLLLLCSYHSVVAHAGDGQSYKVLELNSEAVCSERNAISSSLSGTTVALNHRHGPCSPVPSSKKRPTEEELLKRDQLRAEHIQRKFAMNAAVDGAGDLQQSKVSSSVPTKLGSSLDTLEYVISVGLGTPAVTQTVTIDTGSDVSWVQCNPCPNPPCHAQTGALFDPAKSSTYRAVSCAAAECAQLEQQGNGCGATNYECQYGVQYGDGSTTNGTYSRDTLTLSGASDAVKGFQFGCSHVESGFSDQTDGLMGLGGGAQSLVSQTAAAYGNSFSYCLPPTSGSSGFLTLGGGGGASGFVTTRMLRSRQIPTFYGARLQDIAVGGKQLGLSPSVFAAGSVVDSGTIITRLPPTAYSALSSAFKAGMKQYRSAPARSILDTCFDFAGQTQISIPTVALVFSGGAAIDLDPNGIMYGNCLAFAATGDDGTTGIIGNVQQRTFEVLYDVGSSTLGFRSGAC, via the exons ATGGCTTCTGTTTCGCCGCTACTGCTTCTCCTCTTGTGCAGCTACCACTCTGTAGTTGCTCATGCAGGAGATGGACAGAGTTACAAGGTTCTTGAGCTGAATTCTGAGGCCGTCTGCTCCGAGCGAAATG CGATTTCGTCGTCGTTGAGTGGAACCACGGTGGCGTTGAACCACCGGCACGGGCCATGCTCGCCGGTGCCGTCGTCCAAGAAGAGGCCGACCGAAGAGGAGCTGCTCAAACGCGACCAGCTCCGAGCCGAGCACATCCAGCGGAAGTTCGCCATGAACGCCGCCGTCGATGGCGCCGGCGATCTCCAGCAGTCGAAGGTGTCGTCGTCCGTGCCGACCAAGCTGGGCTCCTCCCTGGACACGCTGGAGTACGTCATCTCCGTCGGGCTCGGCACGCCGGCCGTGACGCAGACGGTGACCATCGACACCGGCAGCGACGTGTCGTGGGTGCAGTGCAACCCGTGCCCCAACCCGCCGTGCCACGCGCAGACGGGCGCGCTGTTCGACCCCGCCAAGTCGAGCACCTACAGGGCGgtctcctgcgccgccgccgagtgcgCGCAGCTCGAGCAGCAAGGCAACGGCTGCGGCGCCACCAACTACGAGTGCCAGTACGGCGTCCAGTACGGCGACGGCTCGACCACCAACGGCACGTACAGCCGCGACACGCTGACGCTGTCCGGCGCCTCCGACGCCGTGAAGGGATTCCAGTTCGGGTGCAGCCACGTCGAGTCGGGATTCAGCGACCAGACCGACGGGCTCAtgggcctcggcggcggcgcgcagtcGCTCGTGTCGCAGACAGCGGCGGCGTACGGGAATTCCTTCTCGTACTGCCTCCCGCCGACGTCGGGCTCGTCCGGGTTCCTcacgctcggcggcggcggcggcgcgtcggggTTCGTGACGACGCGGATGCTCAGGAGCAGGCAAATCCCGACGTTCTACGGCGCGAGGCTGCAGGACATCGCCGTGGGCGGGAAGCAGCTCGGGCTGTCGCCGTCGGTGTTCGCCGCCGGGTCCGTGGTGGACTCCGGCACGATCATCACGCGGCTGCCGCCGACGGCGTACTCGGCGCTGTCGTCGGCGTTCAAGGCCGGCATGAAGCAGTACCGGTCGGCGCCGGCCAGGAGCATCCTCGACACGTGCTTCGACTTCGCCGGCCAGACCCAGATCTCCATACCGACCGTCGCGCTGGTgttctccggcggcgccgccatcgaccTCGACCCGAACGGGATCATGTACGGCAACTGCCTCGCgttcgccgccaccggcgacgacgggaCCACCGGCATCATCGGGAACGTGCAGCAGCGGACGTTCGAGGTCCTGTACGACGTCGGCAGCAGCACGCTCGGCTTCCGGTCCGGCGCGTGTTGA
- the LOC127763849 gene encoding mavicyanin-like: protein MAIVSVTTATAAAGVLILVVAAGAAAAAGARRHHVVGGDPGWAVASDVLAWSADRLFTVGDTLWFAYSAEDGGVAEVGGEEEFESCDAGSPVRMYTEGLSRVDLGGEGSRYFVSADPDKCGGGLKLRVDVRAPVAGTTPPPGSSRKGDRAAAPAPAPLASSGGRGVATSRTCVMLCCLLFLAI, encoded by the exons ATGGCCATCGTCTCCGTCACGACTGCCACCGCCGCAGCTGGCGTTCTCATCCTGGTTGTCGCCGCTGGAGCAGCAGCGGCCGCCGGAGCACGTCGTCACCACGTCGTCGGAGGTGACCCGGGGTGGGCGGTGGCCTCCGACGTCCTCGCCTGGTCCGCGGACAGGCTCTTCACCGTCGGAGACACCCTCT GGTTCGCGTActcggcggaggacggcggcgtcgcggaggtcggcggcgaggaggagttCGAGTCGTGCGACGCCGGGAGCCCCGTCAGGATGTACACGGAGGGGCTCAGCCGCGTCGACCTCGGCGGCGAAGGGTCGAGGTACTTCGTCAGCGCCGACCCGGACaagtgcggcggcgggctgAAGCTGCGCGTCGACGTGCGGGCTCCGGTGGCTGGTACGACGCCACCGCCAGGGTCGTCGAGGAAGGGCGACCGAGCTGCCGCTCCGGCGCCCGCGCCGTTGGCGtccagcggcggccgcggagtcGCCACGTCGCGGACGTGCGTTATGCTGTGCTGCCTCCTGTTCCTGGCCATATGA
- the LOC127763848 gene encoding protein-tyrosine-phosphatase IBR5-like, giving the protein MRKRERENPCEICGHYHNSEEGERCGVCGHRSGPVAGEPPATLDPAFPTEVLKDFLFLGSYNNASRSEVLKTLSITHILNTVPDCQNLYRNSFTYHCIQDERSLDFDGANRFLEQCERETSRVLVHCMSGKNRSAAIVIGYLMKSRGWRLSQSYQWVKDRRPQVQLTDASQHQLVEYEQKLFGPNVGAPAQSSVPTESFRPLGFGFPKPAGDIQAPVFNQQPVPSIFERVNPSNIPSNFTFGAMEANTPMDDNGAPAPTSGDNPMDSS; this is encoded by the exons atGAGGAAGCGGGAGAGGGAGAACCCCTGCGAGATCTGCGGGCACTACCACAACAGCGAGGAAGGGGAGCGGTGCGGGGTCTGCGGCCACCGGTCGGGGCCGGTGGCCGGGGAGCCCCCGGCGACGCTGGACCCGGCCTTCCCCACCGAGGTCCTCAAGGACTTCCTCTTCCTCGGCAGCTACAACAACGCCTCCCGCTCCGAGGTCCTCAAGACGCTCAGCATCACCCACATCCTCAAC ACTGTGCCAGATTGTCAGAATCTCTACCGGAATTCTTTCACTTATCACTGCATTCAGGATGAGAGGAGCTTGGATTTTGATGGTGCAAACAGGTTTTTAG AACAGTGTGAAAGGGAGACATCACGTGTTCTTGTCCATTGCATGTCTGGAAAAAACAG GTCTGCAGCTATTGTAATAGGCTACTTGATGAAATCTAGGGGATGGAGACTTTCACAGTCTTACCAATGGGTGAAAGACCGGCGACCACAGGTGCAACTGACAGATG CTTCACAGCATCAGCTCGTTGAGTATGAACAGAAGCTTTTCGGACCCAATGTTGGCGCACCTGCTCAATCGTCGGTTCCAACTGAATCATTTCGTCCTCTTGGATTTGGTTTCCCAAAACCGGCAGGTGACATCCAAGCGCCCGTATTCAACCAGCAGCCCGTGCCGTCCATCTTCGAGCGAGTCAACCCAAGTAATATTCCTAGTAATTTTACTTTTGGAGCAATGGAGGCCAACACTCCTATGGACGACAATGGCGCGCCCGCACCAACTTCAGGTGATAACCCGATGGACAGCTCATAA